CCGGCGGCCCCGACGGCGGCCGTCGCACCTGGACGTACGGCGAACTCGACCTGCGGGCCGACCGGATGGCGGCCGGGCTGACCGCCCGGGGCATCGGCGCCGGGGACAAGGTCGTCGTCCAGCTCCCCAACGTGGCGGAGTTCTTCGAGGTCGTCTTCGCGCTCTTCCGGATCGGCGCGCTCCCGGTGTTCGCGCTGCCCGCGCACCGGCGGACCGAGATCGGCTACTTCTGCTCCTTCACCGGAGCGGCGGCGTACGTGATCCCGGCCACGCACGGCGGCTTCGACTACCGCGAACTCGCGGCGCAGGTACGCGAGGACGCCCCGGAGCTGCGGCACGTGTTCGTGACGGGCGGCGACCCGGGCGCCTTCACCGCCCTGTCCGAGGTACCCGTCGACCCGGACCCGGAGCCGCCGGTCCACGGCCGGCCGGCGCCCCGGGACCTGGCCTTCCTCCAACTGTCGGGCGGCAGCACGGGCGTTCCGAAGCTGATCCCGCGCACCCACGACGACTACCTGTACTCGGTACGCGGGTCCAACGAGCTGTGCGGGGTGACGGCGGACTCCGTGTACCTGGTCGCCCTGCCCGCGGCCCACAACTTCCCGCTGTCCTCGCCCGGTTCGATCGGTGCGCTGTACGCGGGCGCCCGGGTGGTGCTCAGCCCGCAGCCCGTCCCGGACGTCGCCTTCCCGCTGATCGAGTCGGAAGGGGTGACGATCACCGGTCTGGTGCCGCCGCTGGCCCTGTTGTGGACCGAGGCCGCGCCGCGCTCCCCGTACGACCTGAGCAGCCTGGACGTGTTGTTGGTGGGGGGCGCCAAGTTCAGCGAGGAGGCGGCCCGTCGGGTCGCGCCGGCGCTCGGCTGCACCCTTCAGCAGGTGTTCGGGATGGCGGAGGGGCTCGTCAACTACACCTGGCTGGACGATCCGTTGGAGACGATCGTCACCACCCAGGGCCGTCCCATCTCCCCGGACGACGAGATCCGCGTCGTCGACGACGAGGACCGGGAGGTGCCGGCCGGCGCCACCGGTCACCTGCTGACCCGGGGCCCCTACACGATCCGCGGGTACTGGAACGCACCCACGCACAACGCCCGTTCGTTCACGGCCGACGGCTTCTACCGCACCGGTGACATCGTCCG
This region of Streptomyces sp. NBC_00513 genomic DNA includes:
- a CDS encoding (2,3-dihydroxybenzoyl)adenylate synthase, whose translation is MTAAAPTWPAEFAERYRAAGWWRGETFGGMLRERAAAHPDRIAIVDPTGGPDGGRRTWTYGELDLRADRMAAGLTARGIGAGDKVVVQLPNVAEFFEVVFALFRIGALPVFALPAHRRTEIGYFCSFTGAAAYVIPATHGGFDYRELAAQVREDAPELRHVFVTGGDPGAFTALSEVPVDPDPEPPVHGRPAPRDLAFLQLSGGSTGVPKLIPRTHDDYLYSVRGSNELCGVTADSVYLVALPAAHNFPLSSPGSIGALYAGARVVLSPQPVPDVAFPLIESEGVTITGLVPPLALLWTEAAPRSPYDLSSLDVLLVGGAKFSEEAARRVAPALGCTLQQVFGMAEGLVNYTWLDDPLETIVTTQGRPISPDDEIRVVDDEDREVPAGATGHLLTRGPYTIRGYWNAPTHNARSFTADGFYRTGDIVRVTPTGHLVVEGRAKDQINRGGEKIAAEEVENHLLAHPAVHDANVVAEPDPYLGERTLAYVILRADAEPVTGPAVKKFVRTRGLAAYKVPDRVEFVTAFPTTGVGKVSKKDLRAAADPGVS